A single Paenibacillus sp. FSL R5-0517 DNA region contains:
- a CDS encoding DUF2691 family protein: MNRGIRFRIPNAYGCFLGEILKPIGVSNFDWFIGGEESYFIEDDTLGDDLFPDMIMGMNGEELQKIIDNNEYYLIFANLKAFPKGAKITDVITYEDYMLSDCQLVLLVVDSIYVTVYCKDPEKIEEIYNHINRQGFKSLEYVTDETFSSMIFDCL; encoded by the coding sequence TTGAACAGAGGAATACGTTTTAGAATACCAAATGCCTATGGTTGCTTTCTTGGGGAGATTTTAAAACCAATAGGAGTATCTAATTTCGATTGGTTTATTGGTGGAGAAGAATCCTATTTCATTGAGGACGATACATTAGGGGATGATCTTTTTCCGGATATGATTATGGGTATGAATGGAGAAGAATTACAAAAGATTATTGATAACAACGAGTATTATTTAATTTTTGCGAATTTAAAAGCATTTCCAAAAGGTGCAAAAATCACAGATGTAATCACCTATGAAGATTATATGTTGAGTGACTGTCAGCTGGTTCTTCTTGTAGTGGATAGTATCTACGTCACGGTTTATTGTAAAGACCCGGAAAAAATCGAGGAAATATATAATCATATAAATAGACAGGGATTTAAATCTCTGGAATATGTAACGGATGAGACATTTTCCTCAATGATATTTGACTGTTTATGA
- a CDS encoding methyltransferase domain-containing protein, which yields MSDYYWDDQMEYLRNTRWLYYNDDYLEFLVQRVWKIENPVDLIDYGCGYGYLGLKLLPLLPEGSTYTGIDKGKELIRQAREIFSKTSYQTTFIVDDIETVQVKRQYNIAISHAFLLHMREPITVLQNMIESLVDEGRMICFEPHWIANMSNYELQGLDQSDIIQLGILQKLFEEDSKRNGKDGNIGMKLPILLSQLGLRNVECRVSDKVNFLDQNMPGSDKQKLFQALKEEGLGQKNNARHEFVTQLVERGLHSDEANRQYEAEDVFAREFNESSWLTYAPNMKITSGIVTR from the coding sequence TTGTCTGATTACTATTGGGATGACCAAATGGAATATCTGAGAAATACGCGTTGGTTATATTATAACGATGATTATCTCGAATTTTTGGTTCAACGTGTATGGAAGATTGAAAATCCAGTAGATCTTATCGACTATGGGTGTGGTTATGGCTACCTTGGGTTGAAACTGCTTCCTTTATTACCCGAAGGATCAACCTATACCGGAATAGATAAAGGCAAGGAATTGATTAGGCAGGCCAGAGAGATTTTTTCAAAGACCTCTTATCAAACGACTTTTATTGTAGATGACATTGAAACGGTGCAAGTGAAACGTCAGTACAATATTGCAATAAGTCATGCCTTCTTATTACATATGAGAGAGCCTATCACCGTTCTTCAGAATATGATCGAAAGTCTCGTAGATGAGGGTAGAATGATATGTTTTGAACCCCATTGGATCGCTAATATGTCAAACTATGAATTACAAGGACTTGATCAATCCGATATTATCCAGTTAGGTATTCTCCAAAAATTATTCGAGGAGGATAGCAAACGGAATGGTAAAGACGGAAATATCGGTATGAAGCTTCCAATCCTGCTTAGCCAACTTGGGTTGAGAAATGTAGAATGCCGGGTGAGTGACAAGGTTAACTTCTTAGATCAAAACATGCCAGGTTCAGATAAGCAAAAGCTTTTTCAGGCATTAAAGGAAGAAGGGCTGGGACAAAAAAACAATGCCAGGCATGAATTTGTTACTCAATTGGTTGAAAGAGGACTTCATTCAGACGAAGCGAATAGACAATATGAAGCAGAGGATGTGTTTGCTAGGGAGTTTAATGAGAGCTCATGGTTAACCTACGCTCCGAACATGAAAATTACATCGGGAATCGTAACGAGATAA
- a CDS encoding NIPSNAP family protein, producing the protein MIYRRKTYVIATSFVEEFNALFNDILLPSQLKYGSRLIGRWHTPIDDETSEIFAMWEYDTLEQYEEIEKNIKSDTEHVKRVQARFDQIGRHRYKEVFREEIRQAFFTSTVDREQTILKK; encoded by the coding sequence ATGATATATAGGAGAAAAACCTATGTTATTGCTACTTCTTTTGTAGAAGAGTTTAATGCTCTATTTAATGATATTTTGCTGCCATCCCAATTGAAATACGGATCAAGACTTATTGGAAGATGGCATACACCCATAGATGATGAAACCAGTGAGATTTTTGCGATGTGGGAATACGATACCCTTGAACAATACGAAGAGATTGAGAAAAATATAAAATCAGATACAGAACACGTAAAGCGCGTTCAAGCTCGTTTTGATCAGATCGGAAGACATCGGTATAAAGAAGTTTTTCGAGAAGAAATTAGGCAAGCATTTTTCACATCGACAGTAGATCGCGAACAAACAATTTTGAAAAAATAA
- a CDS encoding GNAT family N-acetyltransferase codes for METERLIFQKYTKNDFDLLFEMTREPKMMKFIRHGGPWTKEETMQSLEKFINWNKNDKGLFLAFNKEDHKCIGTSGLIPQLIEGTDELEVGYWVVEQYWGMGYGYEQAKAWKEYGMGHLKQRRLISLIQHGNVGSMKVAQKNGMKHEKDVDIIGKKVAVYSIEVN; via the coding sequence ATGGAGACAGAAAGACTTATATTTCAGAAATATACCAAAAATGATTTTGATTTACTTTTTGAGATGACACGTGAGCCAAAGATGATGAAATTTATAAGACATGGAGGACCCTGGACGAAGGAAGAAACGATGCAAAGCCTGGAAAAGTTCATAAACTGGAATAAAAACGATAAGGGGCTGTTTCTTGCATTCAATAAAGAGGATCACAAGTGCATTGGAACCTCTGGACTGATTCCGCAGCTCATTGAAGGCACGGACGAGCTTGAAGTTGGTTACTGGGTTGTGGAGCAATACTGGGGAATGGGTTACGGATATGAACAAGCTAAAGCATGGAAGGAATATGGCATGGGTCACTTGAAACAGAGACGGTTGATATCGTTGATTCAACATGGCAATGTGGGTTCTATGAAAGTCGCGCAAAAGAATGGCATGAAACATGAGAAGGACGTAGACATCATAGGAAAAAAAGTAGCGGTGTACTCGATTGAGGTGAATTGA
- a CDS encoding GNAT family N-acetyltransferase, whose amino-acid sequence MNNINHEGELQIVFGNHEEDYKTVCNNLYNYNVSETNGLLNKPGQTINLFLRDETGKAVGGIFCATYCETLYIDNFWIDVEHRKKGYGRSLIMQAESMASELGCKLAHTSTFSYQSPEFYKTMELFNTS is encoded by the coding sequence TTGAATAATATCAATCATGAGGGTGAATTACAAATCGTATTTGGTAATCATGAAGAAGACTATAAAACCGTTTGTAATAACTTATATAACTATAATGTCTCTGAAACAAATGGGTTATTAAACAAGCCTGGACAAACTATAAATCTTTTTTTACGCGACGAGACAGGTAAGGCAGTGGGTGGGATCTTCTGTGCTACATATTGTGAAACATTATATATTGATAATTTTTGGATAGATGTGGAACACAGAAAGAAAGGATACGGAAGATCTTTAATCATGCAAGCAGAAAGCATGGCTTCTGAATTAGGATGTAAGCTTGCACACACAAGCACATTTTCATATCAATCTCCTGAATTCTACAAGACGATGGAATTGTTCAATACTTCCTAA
- a CDS encoding NUDIX domain-containing protein, whose protein sequence is MSQWFDLDELDPELIKFAVIIAKYNHKFIIIKNRKRGGWEIPGGNKEIGETILHTASRELYEETGAVHFELTPYGVYEWNGSFGMVSYAEVNWLDSLPESEIDEIKLVDVLPEGMNFGDMFYHFLDRWDGLDNHELEKYTIQINHLNELPVIKIS, encoded by the coding sequence ATGAGTCAATGGTTTGATCTAGATGAACTTGATCCAGAGTTAATCAAATTTGCAGTGATAATCGCTAAATATAACCATAAATTCATCATTATTAAAAATAGGAAAAGAGGAGGTTGGGAGATCCCAGGAGGCAACAAAGAAATTGGGGAAACCATTTTACATACGGCGAGTCGAGAACTCTATGAAGAGACAGGTGCAGTGCATTTTGAATTGACACCTTATGGCGTATATGAATGGAATGGGAGCTTTGGTATGGTCTCTTATGCTGAGGTTAATTGGCTCGATAGCTTACCCGAGTCGGAGATTGATGAAATAAAACTTGTGGACGTATTGCCTGAAGGGATGAACTTCGGAGATATGTTTTATCATTTCTTGGATAGATGGGATGGACTTGATAACCATGAGTTAGAAAAGTACACCATCCAAATAAATCATTTGAATGAGTTGCCTGTAATTAAAATAAGCTGA
- a CDS encoding GNAT family N-acetyltransferase, which yields MATTMITYRALTLEDVNQLGEIDRSEHIDLIYEMRENELVELKQNHECSNWDEKLLEEIQNRYVSELEQGGMAYGAFAEERLIGFGVLAHQFRGSEQNQLQVDLMYVSRGYRRQGVGKRILNQLGEEAKKRGAQYLYISSTETRSAVSFYRSQGSQITSEMDQELYDREPKDIHMIKELGT from the coding sequence ATGGCAACGACCATGATAACATATAGGGCTTTGACCCTTGAAGATGTGAACCAGTTGGGGGAAATAGACCGTTCGGAACATATTGATCTCATCTATGAAATGAGAGAGAACGAATTGGTAGAGCTAAAACAAAATCATGAGTGCTCCAACTGGGATGAGAAGCTTTTGGAGGAAATTCAAAATCGATACGTCTCCGAATTAGAACAAGGTGGCATGGCATATGGCGCATTTGCTGAGGAGCGGTTAATTGGCTTTGGAGTGCTAGCACATCAATTTAGAGGAAGTGAGCAAAATCAATTACAAGTTGACTTGATGTATGTCTCACGCGGCTACAGAAGACAAGGCGTTGGAAAACGTATTCTAAACCAATTAGGTGAAGAGGCTAAGAAACGTGGGGCACAGTATCTGTACATCTCCTCCACAGAAACGAGATCAGCGGTATCCTTTTACAGAAGCCAGGGCAGCCAGATTACTAGTGAAATGGATCAGGAACTTTATGACAGAGAGCCGAAAGATAT